A single Sporomusaceae bacterium DNA region contains:
- a CDS encoding UDP-N-acetylmuramoyl-L-alanyl-D-glutamate--2,6-diaminopimelate ligase, with translation MKTIQQLAAQLKKVQITGDAGREITSIAYDSRAVRPGALFVALAGSKADGHDFVAAACRQGAAAVLIDRDVPVESGVAVLRVPDTRAAMLAITPCFYDYPSRKLRLIGVTGTNGKTTTTHLIRALLLAAGHRVGLIGTIHTIIGDKTFPVKNTTPDVIDLQALFADMVAAGVTHAIMEVSSHAIALGRIAGCEFDVGVYTNITRDHLDFHHTFENYIAAKAELFSLISAPGATKTNKAAVVNTDDPAAPAMLAACGCRQLTYGVEKPADLSATDISVRARGASFTVKGPFGELPLNLKITGVFNVYNVLAAVGAALIEGIGPAVIKQTLEQFTSVPGRFELVDAGQPYTVIVDYAHTPDGLENILRTARQFATRRIIVVFGCGGDRDRTKRPIMGRLAMDYGDIVIATSDNPRSEDPAAILAEIEVGLKEKQTAAKGYEIIADRRTAIARALRLAQSDDVVVIAGKGHETYQVLKDKTIDFDDRAVAREIIKEMN, from the coding sequence ATGAAAACCATCCAGCAGCTTGCAGCACAACTCAAAAAAGTACAGATCACCGGCGACGCCGGCCGGGAGATCACCTCCATCGCCTACGACTCGCGGGCCGTCAGGCCCGGCGCGCTATTCGTCGCCCTCGCCGGCAGCAAAGCCGACGGTCACGACTTCGTCGCCGCCGCCTGCCGCCAGGGCGCGGCCGCCGTCCTCATCGACAGGGACGTCCCCGTGGAGAGCGGCGTCGCCGTTCTCAGGGTCCCCGACACCCGCGCCGCCATGCTTGCAATCACCCCGTGCTTTTACGACTATCCCAGCCGCAAGCTCCGCCTCATCGGCGTCACCGGCACAAACGGCAAAACCACCACCACCCATCTTATCCGCGCCCTCCTGCTTGCCGCCGGCCACCGCGTCGGCCTCATCGGCACCATCCACACCATCATCGGCGACAAAACCTTCCCCGTCAAAAACACCACCCCCGACGTCATCGACCTCCAAGCCCTATTCGCCGACATGGTCGCCGCCGGCGTCACCCACGCCATCATGGAAGTCTCCTCCCACGCCATCGCCCTTGGCCGCATCGCCGGCTGCGAATTCGACGTCGGCGTCTACACCAACATCACCCGCGACCACCTCGACTTCCACCACACCTTCGAAAACTACATCGCCGCCAAAGCCGAGCTCTTCAGCCTAATCTCGGCCCCCGGCGCGACGAAAACCAATAAAGCCGCCGTCGTCAACACCGACGACCCGGCCGCTCCCGCCATGCTCGCCGCCTGCGGCTGCCGTCAGCTCACCTACGGCGTCGAAAAGCCCGCCGACCTCAGCGCCACTGATATCAGCGTCCGGGCCCGCGGCGCCTCCTTCACCGTCAAGGGGCCCTTCGGCGAACTGCCGCTCAATCTCAAAATAACCGGCGTCTTCAACGTCTACAACGTCCTCGCCGCCGTCGGCGCCGCCCTCATTGAAGGCATCGGCCCGGCCGTCATCAAACAGACCCTCGAACAATTCACCAGCGTCCCCGGACGCTTCGAGCTTGTCGACGCCGGCCAACCCTACACCGTAATCGTCGACTACGCCCACACCCCCGACGGCCTTGAAAACATCCTCCGCACCGCCCGCCAGTTCGCCACCCGCCGCATCATCGTCGTCTTCGGCTGCGGCGGCGACCGCGACCGCACAAAGCGGCCCATCATGGGGCGGCTGGCCATGGACTACGGCGACATCGTCATCGCCACCTCCGACAACCCCCGCAGCGAAGACCCCGCCGCCATCCTCGCCGAAATCGAAGTCGGCCTCAAAGAAAAACAGACCGCCGCCAAAGGCTACGAAATAATCGCCGACCGCCGTACCGCCATCGCCCGCGCCCTGCGCCTCGCCCAGAGCGACGACGTCGTCGTCATCGCCGGCAAAGGCCACGAAACCTACCAGGTCCTCAAAGACAAAACCATCGATTTCGACGATCGGGCCGTGGCCCGCGAGATCATCAAGGAGATGAACTGA
- the murF gene encoding UDP-N-acetylmuramoyl-tripeptide--D-alanyl-D-alanine ligase — MAEFTVSQVLEATGGSLAGAAHRSAFNGVSTDTRTIKRGNLFVALKGENFDGHDFLLRAVDNGAAGVVVSSREAYVPEKTTAILVADTLAALQDIARYHRRRFTLPVIGITGSNGKTTTKDMTAAVLSGRLRVLKTQANYNNDIGLPQTLLGLTADHQAAVVEMGMRARGEISRLAAIAAPTVAVITNVGETHVEVLGSVENIAAAKGELVEAIAADGLVILNADIPIVKAMRAKTAARVVLYGLGPDADVRAENIASGERDTAFDCVHPGGRFPVSVPAVGKHNIYNALAAITVGLELGLGPGEINAGLATFQASAMRLAIENLGPYTVINDAYNASPLSMQAAIDTLGMVARGRKVAVLGDMLELGELAAAAHSRVGELLADSGVQVVVTVGEAARNIAASALEGGVKVAVACAGHDEAAEALRKLLRSGDTVLVKGSRGMKMEKMLAVFK, encoded by the coding sequence ATGGCCGAATTCACCGTCAGCCAAGTCCTCGAAGCCACCGGCGGCTCCCTGGCCGGCGCGGCCCACCGCTCAGCCTTCAACGGCGTATCCACCGACACCCGCACAATCAAACGCGGCAACCTCTTCGTCGCCCTCAAGGGCGAAAACTTCGACGGCCACGACTTCCTCCTCAGGGCGGTCGATAACGGCGCCGCCGGCGTCGTCGTCTCCAGCCGCGAAGCTTATGTCCCCGAAAAGACCACCGCCATCCTCGTAGCCGACACCCTCGCCGCTCTCCAGGACATCGCCCGTTACCACCGCCGCCGCTTCACCCTCCCGGTGATCGGCATCACCGGCTCAAACGGCAAGACCACCACCAAAGACATGACCGCCGCCGTCCTCTCCGGCCGCCTGCGCGTCCTCAAAACCCAGGCCAACTACAACAACGACATCGGCCTCCCCCAAACCCTCCTCGGCCTCACCGCCGACCACCAGGCCGCCGTCGTCGAAATGGGCATGCGGGCCCGCGGCGAAATCAGCCGCCTGGCCGCCATCGCCGCCCCCACCGTCGCCGTCATCACCAATGTCGGCGAAACCCACGTCGAAGTGCTCGGCAGCGTCGAAAACATCGCCGCCGCCAAAGGCGAACTCGTCGAAGCCATCGCCGCCGACGGTCTCGTCATCCTCAACGCCGACATCCCCATCGTCAAAGCCATGCGCGCCAAAACCGCGGCCCGCGTCGTACTCTACGGCCTCGGCCCCGACGCCGACGTGCGGGCCGAAAACATCGCCTCCGGCGAACGCGACACCGCCTTCGACTGCGTCCACCCCGGCGGCCGTTTCCCCGTCAGCGTGCCGGCCGTCGGCAAACACAACATCTACAACGCCCTCGCCGCCATCACCGTCGGTCTCGAACTCGGCCTCGGCCCCGGCGAAATCAACGCCGGCCTCGCCACCTTCCAGGCCAGCGCCATGCGCCTCGCCATCGAAAATCTCGGCCCCTACACCGTCATAAACGACGCCTATAACGCCAGCCCCCTCTCCATGCAGGCCGCCATCGACACCCTCGGCATGGTCGCCAGAGGCCGCAAAGTCGCCGTCCTCGGCGACATGCTTGAGCTCGGCGAACTCGCCGCCGCCGCCCACAGCCGGGTCGGCGAGCTGCTCGCCGACAGCGGCGTCCAAGTCGTCGTCACCGTCGGCGAGGCGGCCCGCAACATCGCCGCATCCGCCCTTGAAGGCGGCGTCAAGGTCGCCGTCGCCTGCGCCGGTCACGACGAAGCCGCCGAAGCCCTCCGCAAGCTCCTCCGGTCGGGGGATACTGTTCTAGTAAAGGGCTCCCGCGGCATGAAGATGGAAAAAATGCTGGCCGTATTTAAATAA
- a CDS encoding cell division protein FtsL has translation MLVNRKQEWVQLPEPERAPLAVVVAQPRPYPSLRKQFLQLVLLAAALAMLITVHSSVMVHSGYGLVEMKAQAAKLERDNELLRLEIAKLKSPQRIQQIATNQLGMVTPQNTYYATAAPPSSGTVAGGKNGKVVGMLTMSKAEASKGR, from the coding sequence ATGTTAGTGAATCGCAAACAGGAGTGGGTGCAGCTGCCGGAACCCGAACGGGCCCCGCTCGCCGTAGTTGTAGCACAGCCGCGGCCGTATCCGAGCCTCAGGAAGCAGTTTCTGCAGCTCGTCCTGCTCGCCGCCGCCCTCGCCATGCTCATCACCGTCCACAGCTCCGTGATGGTGCACTCCGGCTACGGCCTTGTCGAAATGAAAGCCCAAGCCGCCAAACTGGAACGGGACAACGAACTTCTCCGCCTGGAGATCGCCAAGCTCAAATCGCCGCAGCGCATCCAGCAGATCGCCACCAATCAACTCGGCATGGTCACCCCGCAGAACACCTACTACGCGACCGCCGCCCCGCCCTCCTCCGGCACAGTCGCCGGCGGGAAAAACGGCAAAGTGGTCGGCATGCTCACAATGAGCAAAGCGGAGGCGAGCAAAGGGCGCTAA
- a CDS encoding stage V sporulation protein D, whose amino-acid sequence MVSASHVTIRKRAAVLFLFVALVMVGLVGRLVYLQSYRSPWLAESATDQRVREIPVEARRGVIYDRHGRELAVSVSSESVYAIPAEIRNPEETAARLAALLTLDREKLAAKLKQRQSFLWIKRKIDPAAALEVRKLGLPGIGLTQENRRHYPQGRLASHILGFTGIDSQGLDGVELTFDSYLRGRPGAVVVEYDARGHEIPQATHRYIPPVPGQDIHLTIDTVIQQIVERELEKVLRDTQAQRVSIIAIAPASGEILALANKPDYDPNDFAAFSPKLWRNSAVSNAYEPGSTFKIITTAAALGENVVRPEDRFFDPGSVEVQGRHIHCWRHGGHGSQSFVEVVKNSCNVGFVNVGLRLGADAFYRHIAAFGFNKPTGVDLPGEARGLMVDHAKVKPINIATMAIGQSIAVTPIQLITAAAAIANDGQLLRPQIVREVRDKDGRVTRAFAPDPVARVLDVKTAHTVKGILEKVVEEGTGRNAFIEGFRIAGKTGTAQKVGERGYAQGRYVASFVGFAPADSPRIALLVIIDEPVGPYYGGLIAAPVFGAVMRDILQYLQIAPQGGPAGKHDQETHLTVPAVINLPVADAVRELKAAGLTARVEEAGERVADQVPKPASRVPAGANVLLYTQTPRYGGEITIPDLTGLAPREATVLLAELGLLIGPEGGSGPADRQDPPPGGKVPAGSKVSVHFQAQPANFGNSGNTNIKPLAP is encoded by the coding sequence GTGGTATCTGCATCGCACGTCACCATCCGCAAACGGGCAGCGGTGCTCTTTCTGTTTGTCGCTCTCGTCATGGTCGGCCTCGTCGGCCGCCTCGTCTACCTGCAATCCTACCGGAGCCCATGGCTAGCGGAAAGCGCCACCGACCAGCGGGTAAGGGAAATACCCGTCGAAGCGAGGCGCGGCGTCATCTACGACCGCCACGGCCGCGAACTGGCTGTCAGCGTCAGCAGCGAGTCGGTATACGCCATACCCGCCGAAATACGGAACCCTGAGGAAACAGCAGCCAGATTGGCTGCTCTTTTGACATTGGACCGGGAAAAACTGGCCGCCAAACTCAAACAGCGCCAGTCCTTCCTGTGGATCAAACGCAAAATCGATCCCGCCGCCGCCCTCGAAGTACGCAAGCTCGGCCTTCCCGGCATCGGCCTCACCCAGGAAAACCGCCGTCACTACCCGCAAGGCCGCCTCGCCTCCCATATCCTCGGCTTCACAGGCATCGACAGCCAGGGCCTTGACGGCGTCGAACTCACCTTCGACAGCTACCTGCGCGGCCGCCCCGGCGCCGTCGTCGTCGAATACGACGCCCGCGGCCACGAGATACCCCAGGCCACCCACCGCTACATACCGCCCGTCCCCGGCCAGGACATCCACCTCACCATCGACACCGTCATCCAGCAAATCGTCGAACGCGAACTCGAGAAAGTCCTGCGCGACACCCAGGCCCAGCGGGTCAGCATAATAGCCATCGCTCCCGCCAGCGGCGAAATCCTCGCCCTCGCCAACAAACCCGACTACGACCCCAACGACTTCGCCGCCTTCAGCCCCAAGCTCTGGCGCAACAGCGCCGTCTCCAACGCCTACGAACCCGGCTCCACCTTCAAAATAATCACCACCGCCGCCGCCCTTGGCGAAAACGTCGTCCGCCCCGAAGACCGCTTCTTCGACCCCGGCTCCGTCGAGGTCCAGGGCCGCCACATCCACTGCTGGCGTCACGGCGGTCACGGCAGCCAGAGCTTTGTCGAAGTCGTCAAAAACTCCTGCAACGTCGGCTTCGTCAACGTCGGCCTGCGGCTCGGCGCCGACGCCTTCTACCGCCACATCGCCGCCTTCGGCTTCAACAAACCCACCGGCGTCGACCTCCCCGGCGAAGCGCGCGGCCTCATGGTCGACCACGCCAAAGTCAAACCCATCAACATCGCCACCATGGCCATCGGCCAAAGCATCGCCGTCACCCCCATCCAGCTCATCACCGCCGCCGCCGCCATCGCCAACGACGGCCAACTCCTCAGGCCCCAGATCGTCAGGGAAGTGCGCGACAAAGACGGCCGCGTCACCCGCGCCTTCGCCCCCGACCCGGTCGCCAGGGTGCTAGATGTCAAAACCGCCCACACCGTCAAAGGAATTTTGGAAAAAGTTGTTGAAGAAGGAACAGGCAGAAATGCTTTCATCGAAGGCTTCCGCATAGCCGGCAAAACCGGCACCGCCCAGAAAGTGGGGGAGAGGGGCTACGCCCAGGGGCGCTACGTCGCCTCCTTCGTAGGTTTCGCCCCCGCCGACAGCCCCCGCATCGCCCTCCTCGTCATCATCGACGAACCTGTCGGCCCTTACTACGGCGGCCTCATCGCCGCCCCCGTCTTCGGCGCCGTCATGCGCGACATTCTCCAGTACCTCCAGATCGCCCCCCAAGGCGGGCCGGCCGGCAAGCACGACCAGGAAACCCATCTCACCGTGCCCGCCGTCATCAACCTCCCGGTCGCCGACGCCGTCCGCGAACTAAAGGCCGCCGGCCTGACCGCCCGAGTCGAGGAAGCAGGGGAGCGGGTCGCCGACCAGGTCCCTAAACCCGCCAGCCGCGTACCCGCCGGCGCCAACGTCCTCCTTTACACCCAGACCCCCCGCTACGGCGGCGAAATTACCATCCCCGACCTTACCGGCCTCGCCCCCCGCGAAGCTACCGTCCTGCTCGCCGAACTCGGCCTCCTCATCGGCCCGGAAGGAGGGAGCGGCCCCGCCGACCGGCAGGACCCGCCGCCCGGCGGCAAAGTCCCGGCCGGCAGCAAGGTGAGCGTGCACTTCCAAGCACAACCGGCTAATTTTGGAAATTCAGGTAATACTAATATAAAGCCTTTAGCTCCTTAA